In Elaeis guineensis isolate ETL-2024a chromosome 1, EG11, whole genome shotgun sequence, a genomic segment contains:
- the LOC140852587 gene encoding probable receptor-like protein kinase At1g11050: protein MWGSVFFLVFLLASPAPAVEADECPLDLNYVRTFPWNPSSCVSPITNISGCCTTLLSLYGISFAQRVRDTGHFRLPNVTASAACLDDFRSNLSALSLPSNIVTKCFPNPQSFVISPDFCDGIETVKNWTAKLGSTTDLDSACRPDLSVATQCSACLNAGIAVTSKLTALDGNASHANNCFKLTVTYAAGIVNQYGPEDTRSAGCILGLALSSTSSHSKSNPAAIAAPIAAALALVLLLFALGFYLRRSRSKKKRKFSLDSQERSSNSRSHPRPNTGSISYDIKELEKATGYFSQRNFIGRGGFGVVYKGTLADGSLVAIKKVLEPDLEGGDEEFRNEVDIISHLRHRNLVPLRGCCITDDYDVIEEGKQRYLVYDYMPNGSLADHIFTSSSSSSMNGNGYSGRNKPPLSWPQRKNIILDVAKGLAYLHYGVKPAIYHRDIKATNILLDGEMRARVADFGLARQSREGQSHLTTRVAGTHGYLAPEYALYGQLTEKSDVYSFGVLVLEIMSGRNALDTSAESNLVLITDWAWTLVKSGRAEEVLDAALVSEGNPKGIMERFVLVGILCAHVMVALRPTISEALRMLEGDIDVPAIPDRPMPLSHGSPFGEGGAFTASPALSGFCLNTGYMLR, encoded by the coding sequence atGTGGGGATCGGTATTCTTCTTAGTATTCCTGCTGGCATCGCCGGCGCCGGCGGTGGAGGCGGACGAGTGCCCGCTGGACCTGAACTACGTCCGGACGTTCCCCTGGAACCCTTCCTCCTGCGTCTCCCCGATCACGAACATAAGCGGCTGCTGCACGACGCTGCTGAGCCTCTACGGCATCTCCTTCGCCCAGCGCGTCCGCGACACCGGCCACTTCCGCCTCCCCAACGTCACCGCCTCCGCCGCCTGCCTCGACGACTTCCGCTCCAACCTCTCCGCCCTGTCCCTCCCCTCCAACATCGTCACCAAGTGCTTCCCCAACCCGCAGAGCTTCGTCATCTCCCCCGACTTCTGCGACGGCATCGAAACCGTCAAGAACTGGACCGCCAAGCTCGGCTCCACCACCGACCTCGACTCCGCCTGCCGCCCCGACCTCTCCGTCGCCACCCAGTGCTCTGCCTGCCTCAACGCCGGCATCGCCGTCACCTCCAAGCTCACCGCACTCGACGGTAACGCCTCCCACGCCAACAACTGCTTCAAACTCACCGTCACTTACGCCGCTGGAATCGTCAACCAGTACGGCCCCGAGGACACCCGCTCCGCCGGCTGCATCCTTGGCCTCGCCCTCTCCTCCACTTCTTCTCACTCCAAATCCAACCCCGCCGCCATCGCCGCCCCCATAGCCGCCGCCCTTGCCCTCGTTCTCCTCCTCTTCGCCCTTGGATTCTATCTCCGGCGCTCCAGATCCAAGAAAAAGAGGAAATTTTCTTTAGACAGCCAGGAACGGAGCTCGAATTCCAGATCCCATCCCCGGCCCAACACTGGATCCATCTCGTACGATATCAAAGAATTGGAGAAGGCCACGGGTTACTTCTCTCAGAGGAACTTCATCGGGCGCGGAGGATTCGGGGTCGTCTACAAGGGGACGCTCGCCGACGGGAGCCTGGTGGCCATCAAGAAGGTGCTGGAGCCGGACTTGGAAGGCGGCGACGAGGAATTCCGGAACGAGGTGGATATCATCAGCCACCTCCGGCACCGGAATTTGGTGCCTCTGCGAGGCTGCTGCATCACCGACGACTACGACGTCATCGAGGAAGGGAAGCAGAGGTACTTGGTTTATGACTACATGCCCAATGGGAGTCTCGCCGACCACATcttcacctcctcctcctcctcctctatgaATGGCAATGGCTATTCTGGAAGAAATAAGCCACCTTTGAGCTGGCCGCAGAGGAAGAACATCATACTGGATGTGGCCAAGGGGCTGGCGTACCTCCACTATGGAGTGAAGCCGGCGATCTACCATAGAGATATCAAGGCCACCAATATTCTACTGGATGGAGAGATGAGGGCGAGGGTGGCCGACTTCGGGCTCGCGAGGCAGAGCAGGGAGGGGCAGTCCCACCTCACCACCAGGGTCGCCGGGACTCATGGCTACCTGGCTCCCGAGTACGCGCTCTATGGGCAGCTCACAGAGAAGAGTGATGTTTATAGCTTTGGAGTGTTGGTGCTGGAGATCATGAGTGGGAGGAATGCTCTGGATACATCAGCGGAGTCGAACTTGGTGCTCATCACCGACTGGGCATGGACGCTGGTCAAGTCCGGGAGGGCGGAGGAGGTGCTGGATGCGGCGCTGGTGAGCGAAGGTAACCCAAAAGGGATCATGGAGAGGTTCGTGCTGGTGGGGATTTTGTGTGCTCATGTGATGGTGGCGCTCCGGCCGACGATCTCGGAGGCGCTGAGGATGCTGGAAGGTGATATCGATGTGCCGGCGATACCGGACCGGCCGATGCCGCTCAGCCATGGGTCTCCTTTTGGTGAAGGTGGCGCTTTCACTGCTTCACCAGCTTTGAGTGGCTTCTGTCTCAACACTGGATACATGCTCAGGTGA
- the LOC105037274 gene encoding lactoylglutathione lyase has product MGRGKIEIKRIENSTNRQVTFSKRRNGIIKKAREISVLCDAQVSVVIFSSSGKMSEYCSPSTTLSRILERYQHNSGKKLWDAKHESLSAEIDRIKKENDNMQIELRHLKGEDLNSLSPKELIPIEDALQNGLISVRDKQMEFLKKLKKNERLLEEENKHLTYLLHQQELAMDANVRELELGYPSKDRDFASHMPLAFHVQPIQPNLQENN; this is encoded by the exons ATGGGGCGAGGGAAGATTGAGATTAAGCGGATCGAGAACTCCACCAACCGGCAAGTGACCTTCTCCAAGCGGCGGAATGGGATCATCAAGAAGGCACGGGAGATCAGCGTCCTCTGCGATGCCCAGGTCTCCGTCGTCATCTTCTCCAGCTCCGGCAAGATGTCCGAGTACTGCAGCCCCTCCACCAC GCTGTCGAGGATTCTCGAGAGGTACCAGCATAACTCTGGCAAGAAGCTCTGGGATGCCAAGCACGAG AGTCTTAGTGCTGAGATCGACCGGATCAAGAAAGAGAATGACAACATGCAGATCGAGCTGAG GCATTTGAAGGGTGAGGATCTGAACTCACTGAGCCCAAAGGAACTCATTCCAATTGAAGATGCCCTCCAGAATGGTCTCATCAGTGTTCGGGACAAGCAg ATGGAGTTCTTGAagaagctcaagaagaat GAGAGATTGCTGGAAGAGGAGAACAAGCATCTGACTTATCTATTG CACCAGCAGGAATTGGCAATGGATGCAAATGTAAGGGAACTGGAGCTTGGATATCCTTCGAAAGATAGGGATTTTGCTTCCCACATGCCACTAGCCTTCCATGTGCAACCAATCCAGCCTAATTTGCAAGAGAACAATTAA
- the LOC105037274 gene encoding lactoylglutathione lyase isoform X1, protein MGRGKIEIKRIENSTNRQVTFSKRRNGIIKKAREISVLCDAQVSVVIFSSSGKMSEYCSPSTTLSRILERYQHNSGKKLWDAKHESLSAEIDRIKKENDNMQIELRFILECCFFIYCTSFCWPILIYWVFHGDFFTVIARHLKGEDLNSLSPKELIPIEDALQNGLISVRDKQMEFLKKLKKNERLLEEENKHLTYLLHQQELAMDANVRELELGYPSKDRDFASHMPLAFHVQPIQPNLQENN, encoded by the exons ATGGGGCGAGGGAAGATTGAGATTAAGCGGATCGAGAACTCCACCAACCGGCAAGTGACCTTCTCCAAGCGGCGGAATGGGATCATCAAGAAGGCACGGGAGATCAGCGTCCTCTGCGATGCCCAGGTCTCCGTCGTCATCTTCTCCAGCTCCGGCAAGATGTCCGAGTACTGCAGCCCCTCCACCAC GCTGTCGAGGATTCTCGAGAGGTACCAGCATAACTCTGGCAAGAAGCTCTGGGATGCCAAGCACGAG AGTCTTAGTGCTGAGATCGACCGGATCAAGAAAGAGAATGACAACATGCAGATCGAGCTGAGGTTTATTTTGGAATGCTGTTTTTTCATTTATTGTACCTCGTTCTGCTGGCCGATTTTGATTTATTGGGTGTTTCATGGTGATTTCTTCACGGTGATCGCTAGGCATTTGAAGGGTGAGGATCTGAACTCACTGAGCCCAAAGGAACTCATTCCAATTGAAGATGCCCTCCAGAATGGTCTCATCAGTGTTCGGGACAAGCAg ATGGAGTTCTTGAagaagctcaagaagaat GAGAGATTGCTGGAAGAGGAGAACAAGCATCTGACTTATCTATTG CACCAGCAGGAATTGGCAATGGATGCAAATGTAAGGGAACTGGAGCTTGGATATCCTTCGAAAGATAGGGATTTTGCTTCCCACATGCCACTAGCCTTCCATGTGCAACCAATCCAGCCTAATTTGCAAGAGAACAATTAA